One Deltaproteobacteria bacterium genomic region harbors:
- the feoB gene encoding ferrous iron transport protein B, which produces MKKLKILLIGQPNVGKSSLLNAIVGPRVTVSNYPGTTVETARAEKTFHQKKIIFEDTPGIYSISDRSEEEKVTEKALFEERADAAIVVADSVSLERSLYMALQILEAEIPIIMVLNFTEDAAKKGIEIYHGKLGQLLHIPVIPINPLTKKGINRLIDIVLKIKEITGKTFTVRYDDDIERAIDTISSYITGTVLPKRFVALRILEGDTDFYKYLKDKRIIEKIKNLELKEHPDVAEDIAITRYGTASFLAEKVTRIIPSEKTKNLEKKADNILLHKIWGPVVTTIFLLFTFGILLGFGNLIQGILMGLTESLLSFLGATEHSIPPAIAYSSGYWRAGIAMILTQGLIGLAAGVSIALPYVFLFYLLLGLLEDIGLLSRFIVNAGRFLKSLGLPQKAFIPLALGLGCTAPAATATRVLSSKQEQFHTAMFLAFIPCSSRTAIIMGIVGFYGGIILAFSVFATLLVAGLIWAFGIKKIIHIKSGLLLLELPPYRKPLIKNVLAKSWIRMKDFVYIVIPLLALGGIAYGILNILGLISVIVEPFSPITAWLGLPALTIIPLFFGFLQKDLTGAMLVSAFGTANISLVLTSLQIYTFGVATTIGIPCVIASGILIKEFGFKKAIGLTLTSIIYGFLIAGIVWRIISIL; this is translated from the coding sequence ATGAAAAAGCTTAAAATACTTCTAATCGGACAACCAAATGTGGGAAAATCTTCATTGCTCAACGCCATCGTTGGTCCAAGGGTTACTGTTTCCAATTATCCAGGAACTACGGTTGAGACAGCCCGAGCAGAAAAGACCTTTCATCAAAAAAAGATAATTTTTGAAGATACCCCTGGAATATATTCTATTTCTGATAGATCGGAAGAGGAAAAGGTTACAGAAAAAGCGCTGTTTGAAGAGAGAGCAGATGCGGCAATAGTAGTTGCCGACAGTGTCTCTTTGGAGAGAAGTTTGTATATGGCTCTACAAATATTAGAAGCAGAAATACCCATTATAATGGTTTTAAATTTTACGGAAGATGCTGCAAAGAAGGGAATAGAAATCTATCATGGAAAATTAGGCCAACTTCTTCATATTCCCGTTATTCCTATAAATCCTTTAACAAAGAAGGGTATAAACAGACTCATAGATATAGTTTTAAAAATTAAAGAAATAACAGGTAAAACTTTCACCGTAAGATACGACGATGACATAGAAAGAGCCATAGATACAATATCATCTTACATAACAGGAACTGTTTTGCCGAAAAGGTTTGTAGCGTTAAGGATATTAGAAGGTGATACAGATTTTTATAAATACTTGAAAGACAAGAGAATAATTGAGAAAATTAAAAATTTGGAATTAAAAGAACATCCAGATGTTGCAGAAGATATAGCTATCACCAGATATGGCACGGCCTCATTTTTAGCGGAAAAAGTTACTCGAATAATCCCTTCGGAGAAAACTAAAAACTTGGAAAAGAAGGCTGATAATATCTTATTGCATAAAATCTGGGGACCTGTTGTCACTACTATATTTCTTCTTTTCACATTTGGAATTTTATTAGGTTTTGGCAATTTGATACAAGGAATTCTCATGGGCTTGACCGAGAGCCTTTTATCCTTCCTTGGCGCAACGGAACATTCCATCCCGCCTGCCATCGCTTACAGCTCAGGCTATTGGCGGGCAGGTATTGCTATGATATTAACTCAAGGTTTAATCGGACTTGCAGCAGGTGTTTCTATTGCCCTACCTTATGTGTTCTTGTTTTACTTGCTCTTAGGACTACTGGAAGATATAGGTCTTCTTTCCAGGTTTATTGTTAATGCAGGAAGATTTCTGAAAAGCTTAGGATTGCCCCAAAAAGCCTTTATTCCTCTGGCATTAGGACTGGGCTGCACTGCGCCTGCAGCCACAGCTACCAGAGTTTTATCATCCAAACAAGAACAATTTCATACTGCCATGTTTCTTGCTTTCATTCCTTGTTCCTCCAGAACTGCCATAATAATGGGGATAGTTGGATTTTATGGAGGTATAATACTCGCTTTTTCTGTTTTTGCTACTTTACTTGTTGCTGGTTTAATTTGGGCTTTTGGAATAAAAAAAATTATTCATATAAAGAGTGGACTGTTGCTTTTAGAACTGCCTCCCTATAGAAAGCCCTTGATTAAAAATGTTCTTGCTAAAAGCTGGATTAGAATGAAGGATTTTGTATATATAGTTATACCACTGCTTGCACTTGGGGGAATAGCTTATGGTATTTTAAATATATTAGGCTTGATTTCTGTCATAGTAGAGCCTTTTTCACCAATCACTGCTTGGTTAGGATTACCTGCCTTAACTATTATTCCGTTATTTTTTGGATTTTTGCAAAAAGACTTAACAGGAGCAATGCTGGTATCAGCTTTTGGAACTGCAAATATATCTTTAGTTCTAACTTCTCTTCAAATATATACATTCGGTGTAGCAACAACAATAGGCATTCCATGCGTAATTGCTTCAGGAATACTTATTAAAGAATTTGGGTTTAAAAAGGCAATAGGTTTAACACTAACTTCAATAATTTACGGTTTTTTGATTGCTGGTATAGTTTGGAGAATAATCTCTATTCTTTAA
- a CDS encoding ferrous iron transport protein A — protein sequence MMLCEGKIDKSYKIIDIEGGHSAKDRLMHLGITPNSIIKIKRSAPLHGPFMLSVNGVDLLIGRGIAKKIVVEEV from the coding sequence ATGATGTTATGCGAAGGCAAGATAGACAAATCATACAAAATTATTGATATAGAGGGCGGCCATAGCGCCAAGGATAGACTAATGCATCTGGGTATTACACCGAACAGCATTATAAAGATCAAAAGGTCTGCTCCGCTCCATGGACCTTTTATGCTCAGCGTAAATGGTGTTGATTTACTTATTGGTAGAGGCATCGCAAAAAAGATAGTAGTTGAGGAAGTTTAG
- the feoB gene encoding ferrous iron transport protein B has translation MRIALVGQPNSGKSTLFNQVAGYRSFPANFPGATVEYTIGKTYIENELAEIIDLPGTYSISWYDDAEKEAIKALFSMNIDVIVNIVDASTLIRSLELTWELISINKPMVIALNMMDEAKRKGIHINVDKLSEVLGIKVVPLVASKGKGVKELMIEAKRSQPPVKTNIYPQEIEAEIHKVEECIRKHVKNADMPARTVAIKALEGFKPCLNIISNTACNDTLKNARQKLKNGAEIERERHARCMNIFEQCAKVSRIEKKATEDILDSVLMHPIFGYLSVILIFLATFYIVFKGGSSFEGLIVSAFDNVDSYIESSIPFLLLSKIVGAVIGGIGAAIGIALPYLIPFLIIISILEDTGYLPRIAYLMDSIMHILGVHGTSVIPFVLGYGCSVPAVMATRTLKSKKEKVISAFLATLIPCSARTIVIMGLVGYFIGPIYAILLYGLNLVVVAVLGASLKKFLPGISPEIMFDIPPYRMPTVKTVLIKTWYRLKDFIYLAVPLLIAGSIILALISYYKLDPYINSVFAPVITGLLGLPASLGIVLIFGVMKKELTLIMLYQALSLPNFSMVKDVMSPEQMMVFTVFVIFYVPCLATISALWKEVGIRNTASITAGTLVLAIVLSFLARVAFQIL, from the coding sequence TTGAGAATAGCCCTTGTTGGCCAGCCCAATTCTGGCAAAAGCACTCTCTTTAACCAGGTTGCAGGTTATAGGAGTTTTCCTGCCAATTTTCCCGGAGCAACTGTTGAATACACCATAGGCAAAACATACATAGAAAACGAACTGGCAGAAATCATAGATTTGCCCGGCACTTACTCCATTAGCTGGTATGACGATGCTGAAAAAGAAGCGATTAAAGCACTATTTTCAATGAACATTGATGTAATTGTCAATATTGTTGATGCTTCAACACTTATAAGAAGTCTTGAATTAACCTGGGAACTTATCTCTATCAATAAACCTATGGTTATAGCGCTCAATATGATGGATGAAGCTAAAAGAAAAGGTATTCATATAAATGTGGATAAACTATCTGAGGTTTTAGGCATAAAGGTTGTGCCTCTCGTTGCCAGCAAGGGTAAAGGCGTAAAAGAATTAATGATAGAAGCTAAAAGATCGCAACCACCGGTAAAAACAAATATATATCCCCAAGAAATAGAGGCAGAAATCCACAAAGTTGAGGAATGCATAAGAAAACATGTTAAAAATGCAGATATGCCTGCCAGAACAGTTGCAATTAAAGCACTGGAAGGTTTTAAGCCTTGCCTTAACATAATTTCAAATACTGCTTGTAACGATACTCTAAAAAATGCAAGACAGAAACTGAAAAATGGTGCGGAGATAGAAAGAGAACGACATGCCAGATGCATGAATATATTCGAACAATGTGCAAAAGTCTCAAGAATAGAGAAAAAAGCCACAGAAGATATATTGGACTCTGTTTTAATGCACCCCATTTTTGGGTACCTATCTGTAATTTTGATATTTTTAGCTACATTTTACATTGTATTCAAGGGTGGTTCTTCGTTTGAAGGTTTAATAGTCTCAGCGTTTGATAATGTAGACTCTTATATTGAGAGCTCAATCCCATTTCTCTTACTGTCCAAAATAGTTGGAGCTGTAATTGGAGGAATAGGTGCAGCAATAGGCATAGCCTTGCCATACCTTATACCTTTTCTCATTATAATATCAATTTTGGAAGATACAGGCTACCTGCCAAGAATTGCCTATCTAATGGATTCAATAATGCATATATTGGGCGTTCATGGCACCAGTGTTATACCATTTGTATTGGGATACGGTTGTAGTGTTCCTGCAGTTATGGCAACAAGAACCTTAAAGAGCAAGAAAGAAAAGGTAATCTCTGCATTTTTGGCAACACTTATTCCGTGCTCAGCAAGAACAATTGTAATAATGGGTCTTGTAGGATATTTTATAGGACCTATCTATGCAATACTCCTCTATGGACTCAACCTTGTTGTTGTGGCTGTATTAGGTGCGAGTTTAAAAAAATTCTTGCCAGGAATCAGTCCCGAAATAATGTTTGATATACCTCCATATAGAATGCCAACTGTAAAAACCGTTCTTATAAAAACATGGTATAGACTCAAAGATTTCATTTATCTTGCAGTCCCTTTGCTTATAGCAGGAAGTATTATCTTAGCCCTCATCTCATATTATAAATTAGACCCATATATAAATAGCGTATTTGCTCCAGTTATAACGGGATTACTGGGGCTACCTGCATCTTTAGGCATTGTTTTAATTTTTGGTGTTATGAAAAAAGAGCTGACACTCATAATGCTTTACCAGGCCCTTTCGCTTCCCAATTTTTCAATGGTAAAGGATGTTATGAGTCCAGAACAAATGATGGTATTTACGGTATTCGTTATATTTTATGTGCCCTGTCTCGCCACCATTTCAGCTTTATGGAAAGAAGTGGGAATTAGAAATACCGCATCTATTACAGCTGGAACACTTGTTCTTGCCATTGTCTTATCATTTTTGGCAAGAGTAGCCTTTCAAATTTTATAA